The Microcebus murinus isolate Inina chromosome 4, M.murinus_Inina_mat1.0, whole genome shotgun sequence genome has a segment encoding these proteins:
- the RLN3 gene encoding relaxin-3: protein MAKRALSPLLLLLAWLLAGQLWPGAQARAAPYGVKLCGREFIRAVIFTCGGSRWRRADTPAQDAVGDAFPGADGDGLAGELDEAVGSSEWLALTKSPQAFYGGRPSWRDTPGALRGGRDVLAGLSSSCCRWGCSKSEISSLC, encoded by the exons ATGGCCAAGCGCGCGCTGtccccgctgctgctgctgctggcgtgGCTGCTGGCCGGGCAGCTCTGGCCGGGCGCCCAGGCCCGGGCGGCGCCCTACGGGGTGAAGCTTTGCGGCCGCGAGTTCATCCGGGCCGTCATCTTCACCTGCGGCGGCTCCCGGTGGCGGCGGGCAGACACCCCGGCCCAGGACGCC GTAGGG gaTGCCTTCCCAGGTGCAGACGGCGACGGCCTGGCCGGCGAGCTGGATGAGGCTGTGGGTTCCAGCGAGTGGCTGGCCCTGACCAAGTCTCCCCAGGCCTTCTACGGGGGCCGGCCAAGCTGGCGGGACACTCCGGGGGCTCTTCGCGGTGGCCGGGACGTCCTGGCCGGCCTTTCAAGCAGCTGCTGCAGGTGGGGCTGCAGCAAGAGCGAGATCAGCAGCCTCTGCTAG